The Kogia breviceps isolate mKogBre1 chromosome 19, mKogBre1 haplotype 1, whole genome shotgun sequence genome contains the following window.
GAAATGGGTCCTTcttcactgctgctgctgctgctgctgctggaagcCTCATCTCCACCGGGGAGCCGGGCCTGGGAGCAAAGTTGACCAGAACTCCTCTCCCCTGCCAGGCTCCCTGCTTGGGAGGCCTGAGAGTTTAGCACGATGAACTTGTACTTTTTCCAGTTGCAGGCCTTGGGGTCTGGGCTGCCTGGACTGGGGGGCCCTTGACTGCAGCTGCGAGACTCAGTAGGTGGGTCTGGGTGCCCTTCGGAGCGCCTGGGACTGCCTGGCGGAGGGGCCGTTGGGGGCGTGGGGGGTTCTGCCTCCAGGGGCCGCAGGGAGATGCCCAGAGGTTCATAGCTGAGAAAAGTGCGATGGACATTAGTGCTATTTCCTAATCTTGGCCTTTGCCCTTGACACCTGGGATGCCACTTCACCCATGAGGAACACCGAGTTGGAGCTCCCTCACCTGGCCTGGATGAAGCGGTGGCATGCCTGGACCACGTGTTCCATCTGCAAGTAGGTGGCAGCCGCAAGGACGGCTGGTGCAGTGGCCGGAGAGAGGCGTAGGCGCGAAGTGTACATGAAGTCCAGAAGAGGAGCGAAGCCTCCGGCTTCGGGGCCCCCGGGCAGGGAGAGCACGTCTACCCCCACTCCTGCACGGCCTCGGAAAATTGAATAGAAGAAGCCACTGGAGAGAGGGAAGATAGGTCATGTTAGGGGCTGGGGAACCAAGGGAGACACGCGCCCCTGTACAAAGCCCCGCCTCCCCCACTCTCACCCCGCCCTCAATTCGCGGACGCCCCGCCTCCTGCTTCTGGAAGGCTTGGCTTTCGGGTTCCCTCCCAAAGACCTTCGGGCTCCGCCCCTTTTCCATTTGGTCCTACCCCACCCCCTGAGCCACCCCTCGAACCTGCAGGCGATAAGAACTGCCTTGTGAGCTCGAAGGGGTTGCCCGCCAACCAGCAGCGTGACGTCAGTGAGGATCCCGCGCAGGCGCAGCTCATTCAGGTTGCCGAGCACGTCGGAGGAGTGGCGAGTGAACTCGCGGACGTAGCCCAGCGTTCCCTCCGGGGCAGCGGTGGAACCCATAGCGACGCAGGCCTGCGGGTGCCAAGGAGAGGGCTCTGGGATCCAGGCCGTCCTAAGACGCCTGCCCTTCCGCAGTTTGCCTCTTCCTGCTGAGGTGCAGCTGGAGCCAAGCCCCCGGCCCCGGCTCACGCAGCCTCTCTTAATTCATCGTGTTCTTTCTGCCCTCAACCACAGCATCGCTCGCTTTCCTCCTCTTGATTCCACAGCGCTTGGAGCGAGTTGAAGGTTCCCACACCGCGGCGTCGATGGCAAGTGTGAGGAATCCGGCCCGCAGCGCCCTTACTTAGACTCCCAGTGCCCTTCCAGCACCCCCATTTCCCCTCATGCCCTACCGCGCGCCTGGTCTCAGGAGTCCGATCCTGCCTGGAGACCCCAGATGACCTGTGGTCCACACCCCCCCAAATCCCAATCGAAGCTCCCTTCCCCGAATCACGAAATTCCATTCTCTAGTCCCGGATCCCTAGTTTAGCTCAATTTCTGGGCCTCGGTCTTCTTACCATCAACAAGCCCCAACCCTCTTAGGGGGACCCAGGAGTCTGGCTCCCTCAGTCTCTGGTTCTTACCCCCGTCCTGCAGGGGCTTCAGCTTTCTTCTCAAGGGGGGCGGGGTCTCTCTCCCCTCTTGGCTTCGGCTCCTTTATCTGGCCGGGAtgtcgggggcgggggtggaggtggggtgaacGCCTGGGTCtgtatccttccttcctccctcgctCTCCAGATGGCGAACCCGGGGCGGGGTCTCCGGCTCCAGGGCGGGACCTCAGAAACACTGGGTGGTCGTAACGTAAGGGGTCTTGG
Protein-coding sequences here:
- the BCL6B gene encoding B-cell CLL/lymphoma 6 member B protein isoform X4, with product MACVAMGSTAAPEGTLGYVREFTRHSSDVLGNLNELRLRGILTDVTLLVGGQPLRAHKAVLIACSGFFYSIFRGRAGVGVDVLSLPGGPEAGGFAPLLDFMYTSRLRLSPATAPAVLAAATYLQMEHVVQACHRFIQASYEPLGISLRPLEAEPPTPPTAPPPGSPRRSEGHPDPPTESRSCSQGPPSPGSPDPKACNWKKYKFIVLNSQASQAGSLAGERSSGQLCSQARLPGGDEASSSSSSSSSEEGPISGPQSRLSPTAATVQFRCGAPVNTPHLLTPRAPETNGSPSGRAHPPPGSEFFSCQSCEAVAGCSSGLDPLAPGDEDKPYKCQLCRSAFRYKGNLASHRTVHTGEKPYHCSVCGARFNRPANLKTHSRIHSGEKPYKCETCGSRFVQVAHLRAHVLIHTGEKPYPCPTCGTRFRHLQTLKSHVRIHTGEKPYHCDPCSLHFRHKSQLRLHLRQKHGTATNTKVHYHILGGP
- the BCL6B gene encoding B-cell CLL/lymphoma 6 member B protein isoform X5; amino-acid sequence: MACVAMGSTAAPEGTLGYVREFTRHSSDVLGNLNELRLRGILTDVTLLVGGQPLRAHKAVLIACSGFFYSIFRGRAGVGVDVLSLPGGPEAGGFAPLLDFMYTSRLRLSPATAPAVLAAATYLQMEHVVQACHRFIQASYEPLGISLRPLEAEPPTPPTAPPPGSPRRSEGHPDPPTESRSCSQGPPSPGSPDPKACNWKKYKFIVLNSQASQAGSLAGERSSGQLCSQARLPGGDEASSSSSSSSSEEGPISGPQSRLSPTAATVQFRCGAPVNTPHLLTPRAPETNGSPSGRAHPPPGEKPYHCSVCGARFNRPANLKTHSRIHSGEKPYKCETCGSRFVQVAHLRAHVLIHTGEKPYPCPTCGTRFRHLQTLKSHVRIHTGEKPYHCDPCSLHFRHKSQLRLHLRQKHGTATNTKVHYHILGGP
- the BCL6B gene encoding B-cell CLL/lymphoma 6 member B protein isoform X6; this translates as MGSTAAPEGTLGYVREFTRHSSDVLGNLNELRLRGILTDVTLLVGGQPLRAHKAVLIACSGFFYSIFRGRAGVGVDVLSLPGGPEAGGFAPLLDFMYTSRLRLSPATAPAVLAAATYLQMEHVVQACHRFIQASYEPLGISLRPLEAEPPTPPTAPPPGSPRRSEGHPDPPTESRSCSQGPPSPGSPDPKACNWKKYKFIVLNSQASQAGSLAGERSSGQLCSQARLPGGDEASSSSSSSSSEEGPISGPQSRLSPTAATVQFRCGAPVNTPHLLTPRAPETNGSPSGRAHPPPGEKPYHCSVCGARFNRPANLKTHSRIHSGEKPYKCETCGSRFVQVAHLRAHVLIHTGEKPYPCPTCGTRFRHLQTLKSHVRIHTGEKPYHCDPCSLHFRHKSQLRLHLRQKHGTATNTKVHYHILGGP
- the BCL6B gene encoding B-cell CLL/lymphoma 6 member B protein isoform X3, translating into MGSTAAPEGTLGYVREFTRHSSDVLGNLNELRLRGILTDVTLLVGGQPLRAHKAVLIACSGFFYSIFRGRAGVGVDVLSLPGGPEAGGFAPLLDFMYTSRLRLSPATAPAVLAAATYLQMEHVVQACHRFIQASYEPLGISLRPLEAEPPTPPTAPPPGSPRRSEGHPDPPTESRSCSQGPPSPGSPDPKACNWKKYKFIVLNSQASQAGSLAGERSSGQLCSQARLPGGDEASSSSSSSSSEEGPISGPQSRLSPTAATVQFRCGAPVNTPHLLTPRAPETNGSPSGRAHPPPGSEFFSCQSCEAVAGCSSGLDPLAPGDEDKPYKCQLCRSAFRYKGNLASHRTVHTGEKPYHCSVCGARFNRPANLKTHSRIHSGEKPYKCETCGSRFVQVAHLRAHVLIHTGEKPYPCPTCGTRFRHLQTLKSHVRIHTGEKPYHCDPCSLHFRHKSQLRLHLRQKHGTATNTKVHYHILGGP